Proteins from one Staphylococcus sp. IVB6214 genomic window:
- a CDS encoding LysM peptidoglycan-binding domain-containing protein, with amino-acid sequence MKKFAFALTVTSGAAAVLTHQDAQASTQHAVQSGDSLWTVAEQYGTTVDAIKQANGLSNNMIFPGQTLTIGGSASNETAQSNAQTQNTTSYNVTTTQTSGNGHKVVAGESLDIIAAQYGVTVQDLMNANGMSSYLIHPNQTLQIPGQSGAVSTSNVNTAAAGGNGVQTVQTSTQTQTPSVNQSNLYTWGQCTWHVFNRRSETGQPISTYWWNASNWASAASSDGYTVNNAPQVGAIMQTTEGPMGHVAYVERVNPDGSILVSEMNYNTSPGQVGYRTIPGSLTSSYNYIH; translated from the coding sequence TTGAAAAAATTCGCATTCGCACTGACAGTGACTTCTGGGGCTGCCGCAGTGCTTACTCATCAAGATGCACAAGCATCAACACAACACGCCGTACAGTCAGGTGACTCTTTATGGACAGTTGCCGAACAATACGGCACAACAGTAGATGCCATTAAACAAGCAAATGGTCTTTCTAACAACATGATTTTCCCTGGTCAAACATTGACAATTGGTGGTAGTGCGAGCAATGAGACAGCACAGTCTAATGCTCAAACACAAAATACAACATCATACAATGTAACGACGACTCAAACTTCAGGCAACGGTCACAAAGTGGTTGCAGGTGAATCATTAGATATCATCGCAGCACAATACGGCGTTACCGTTCAAGACTTAATGAACGCTAATGGGATGAGCAGTTATCTTATCCACCCTAATCAGACATTACAAATTCCAGGACAATCTGGCGCTGTATCAACATCAAATGTCAATACAGCTGCTGCAGGAGGTAATGGTGTTCAAACAGTACAAACAAGTACACAAACACAAACACCCTCTGTGAACCAAAGTAATCTTTACACTTGGGGACAATGTACATGGCATGTATTCAATCGTCGTTCTGAAACAGGTCAACCGATTAGTACATATTGGTGGAACGCAAGCAACTGGGCAAGTGCTGCATCTTCTGACGGATACACTGTCAACAATGCGCCACAAGTAGGTGCCATTATGCAGACGACAGAAGGTCCTATGGGGCATGTTGCATATGTTGAACGTGTCAACCCAGACGGTAGTATTTTAGTATCAGAGATGAACTACAATACTTCACCAGGACAAGTAGGATACCGTACAATTCCAGGTTCATTAACAAGTAGCTACAACTATATTCATTAA
- a CDS encoding Bax inhibitor-1 family protein, producing the protein MSSSTEQQSSDYKRYGQVWLFFMYYWLIFGISVYFGQYLPAEWRQPMSIGLAMLILITMVVQRARFSGPIISHIYTIVAGLLSYATFMYSFANLGAHTFFMIVLLAITGFVVFGVVGFFVIRDASSMGKYLFVTLIALICMSIVGWFVHIPMLYTVISVVGLGLFLLYTLYDFNRLKRGAFAPREMGFNLFLNLFRIIRHALNLAQKVKRS; encoded by the coding sequence ATGAGTTCAAGTACAGAACAACAGTCATCAGACTATAAACGATATGGACAAGTATGGTTATTCTTTATGTATTATTGGTTAATATTTGGTATTTCGGTATATTTTGGTCAGTATTTACCAGCGGAATGGCGTCAACCAATGTCTATCGGGTTAGCGATGCTCATTCTTATTACGATGGTCGTGCAACGTGCGCGTTTTAGTGGTCCAATCATTTCACATATTTACACTATCGTTGCAGGATTATTATCTTATGCAACATTCATGTATTCATTTGCAAATCTAGGTGCACACACCTTTTTCATGATTGTGTTATTAGCAATTACAGGGTTTGTCGTGTTTGGTGTCGTTGGCTTTTTTGTTATTCGTGACGCATCAAGTATGGGGAAATATTTATTTGTGACACTTATCGCGCTAATCTGTATGAGTATTGTTGGCTGGTTTGTTCATATCCCTATGCTTTATACAGTTATTTCAGTTGTTGGGTTAGGTCTGTTCTTACTTTACACGTTATATGATTTTAACCGATTGAAGCGGGGTGCCTTTGCGCCAAGAGAGATGGGGTTTAATTTATTTCTAAACTTATTCCGCATCATTCGCCACGCATTAAACTTAGCCCAAAAAGTAAAAAGATCATAA
- a CDS encoding thiamine phosphate synthase, translating into MIIAVTPYELLTEQHIQRLNLIEPHIDGVLLRTPMRQQRLIEWLHVLLREGFPKSKVIIHTDITLAKDMGIQRLHFREGDEQAFDLKSTHPSYSVSMSVHCVESIIKAHNHRLDFGLFGHIFPSASKEGTPPRTSTEVCAALSEHLPLIAIGGIDQNTVMRVDPKFIGIACIRSVFDTPIKVFDEMVQKWRMNKEE; encoded by the coding sequence ATGATTATTGCAGTGACACCTTATGAATTGTTAACTGAGCAACATATTCAACGTCTGAATTTGATAGAGCCACATATTGACGGTGTCCTTTTGCGAACACCGATGAGACAACAGCGTCTCATTGAATGGCTCCATGTTCTGTTGCGAGAAGGATTCCCTAAGTCAAAGGTCATTATACATACAGACATTACATTAGCAAAGGATATGGGAATTCAACGTTTACATTTCAGAGAAGGTGATGAACAGGCGTTTGACTTGAAATCCACACACCCTTCATACAGTGTAAGCATGTCTGTGCATTGTGTTGAATCAATTATCAAGGCACACAATCATCGATTAGATTTCGGTCTATTTGGACATATTTTCCCTTCAGCATCAAAAGAGGGAACACCACCGCGTACAAGTACAGAGGTGTGTGCAGCGTTATCAGAGCATTTACCGCTCATTGCGATTGGGGGTATTGATCAGAACACTGTCATGCGTGTTGACCCAAAGTTCATCGGTATTGCATGTATTCGCAGTGTCTTTGATACACCGATAAAAGTATTTGATGAGATGGTACAAAAATGGAGAATGAATAAGGAGGAATGA
- the thiS gene encoding sulfur carrier protein ThiS, which translates to MIEIQVNGERQQFQSDTTIQDVLNHFGIEAKRMAVEHNETVVKRSEWASTYLRPDDRLELLEFVGGG; encoded by the coding sequence ATGATTGAGATACAAGTAAATGGGGAGCGTCAGCAATTTCAGTCAGATACAACGATTCAAGATGTATTGAATCATTTTGGAATTGAAGCAAAACGAATGGCGGTTGAGCATAATGAAACAGTTGTGAAGCGTTCAGAATGGGCATCTACCTATTTGCGCCCTGATGATCGATTAGAGTTATTAGAATTTGTAGGAGGCGGATAA
- a CDS encoding thiazole synthase yields MFNIGDLTFHSRLFLGTGKFDNEQVQSAAIAASETEVLTFAVRRMHLYDRDLPNPLANVDLEQFVTFPNTAGAKTAEEAVRIAELAHEAGVCDMIKVEVIGDDDTLLPDPFETYKACEILLEKGYTVCPYISDDVVLAQRLEALGVHAIMPLASPIGTGRGISNPLNLRYIIEKSKVPVIVDAGIGSAKDCAEAMELGADAILLNSAVSRAKDPVKMAEAMKKGIEAGRLSYEAGRIPIKYNAVQSSPSEGLGFL; encoded by the coding sequence ATGTTTAACATTGGAGATTTAACATTTCATTCAAGATTATTTTTGGGAACAGGAAAGTTTGATAATGAGCAAGTTCAAAGTGCAGCGATTGCAGCATCTGAAACAGAAGTATTAACATTTGCCGTACGACGCATGCACTTATACGATCGTGATTTACCGAATCCACTTGCGAATGTAGATTTAGAACAGTTTGTAACTTTCCCAAATACAGCAGGAGCCAAAACTGCGGAAGAAGCAGTACGTATTGCTGAATTGGCACATGAAGCAGGTGTGTGCGATATGATCAAAGTAGAAGTAATCGGTGATGATGACACACTATTACCTGATCCTTTTGAAACGTATAAAGCATGTGAAATCTTATTGGAAAAGGGATACACTGTGTGTCCTTACATTTCGGATGATGTTGTTTTAGCGCAGCGTTTAGAAGCACTCGGAGTTCATGCAATTATGCCACTTGCGTCACCCATTGGTACAGGAAGAGGCATTAGTAATCCGCTAAATTTACGTTATATTATTGAAAAAAGTAAAGTACCAGTAATTGTTGATGCAGGTATCGGCTCAGCAAAAGATTGTGCTGAAGCAATGGAGCTCGGTGCAGATGCAATTTTGCTGAACTCTGCAGTTTCACGTGCAAAAGATCCTGTCAAAATGGCCGAAGCGATGAAGAAGGGTATCGAAGCAGGGCGTTTAAGTTATGAAGCAGGACGTATTCCAATCAAATATAATGCCGTACAATCCAGTCCATCAGAAGGACTTGGCTTTTTGTAA
- a CDS encoding YebC/PmpR family DNA-binding transcriptional regulator — MGRKWNNIKEKKAQKDKNTSRIYAKFGKEIYVAAKSGEPDPESNQALKLVLERAKTYSVPNHIIDRAIDKAKGGGDENFDALRYEGFGPSGSMLIVDALTNNVNRTASDVRAAFGKNGGNMGVSGSVAYMFDHTATFAFEGYDADTVLEQLMEQDIDVRDVIEEGGLTIVYAEPDQFASVQQALRDLGVQDFEVAELEMLPQSEVELSGDDLATFEKLVDVLEDLEDVQHIFHNVSL; from the coding sequence ATGGGACGTAAATGGAATAACATTAAGGAGAAAAAAGCACAAAAGGATAAAAATACAAGCCGTATCTACGCGAAATTTGGTAAAGAAATCTATGTAGCGGCGAAGTCTGGTGAACCAGATCCAGAATCTAACCAAGCGTTGAAGCTTGTTTTAGAGCGTGCGAAAACATATTCTGTACCGAACCATATCATTGATAGAGCGATTGACAAAGCAAAAGGTGGCGGCGATGAAAATTTTGATGCATTACGCTATGAAGGCTTTGGTCCAAGCGGCTCAATGTTAATTGTCGACGCCTTAACAAATAACGTAAACCGTACAGCATCTGATGTGCGTGCGGCATTTGGTAAAAACGGCGGCAACATGGGTGTTTCTGGCTCAGTTGCATATATGTTCGATCACACTGCAACGTTTGCATTTGAAGGTTATGATGCAGATACAGTATTAGAACAGTTGATGGAGCAAGATATCGATGTGCGTGATGTCATTGAAGAAGGCGGACTCACAATTGTCTATGCAGAGCCAGATCAATTTGCATCTGTACAACAAGCGTTACGTGACCTAGGTGTTCAAGACTTCGAAGTGGCAGAATTAGAAATGTTACCACAATCAGAAGTTGAATTATCAGGTGATGATTTAGCAACTTTTGAAAAGCTTGTTGACGTGTTGGAAGACCTTGAAGATGTACAGCACATTTTCCATAACGTTTCATTATAA
- a CDS encoding cupin domain-containing protein has translation MQAKDWIQHLSLTPHPEGGYYRQTILSSDAVDGRPNYSSIYFLLEDTNISHFHQIDADEIWYYHAGATLTLHMIHPDHTYETVKVGPNVDQGDVLQYVVPKNTIFASSIETPQAFAVVGCMVQPAFQFDTFKLYTQQELLQKYPEHEAVILRYAKQSIE, from the coding sequence ATGCAGGCTAAAGATTGGATTCAGCATTTATCATTAACACCACATCCTGAAGGTGGTTATTACCGTCAAACAATTCTGAGTTCAGATGCTGTGGACGGTCGCCCTAATTATTCGAGTATATACTTTTTATTAGAGGATACGAACATCTCTCATTTCCATCAAATCGATGCAGATGAAATTTGGTACTATCATGCAGGCGCAACTTTGACGCTTCATATGATTCATCCGGATCATACGTATGAAACAGTGAAAGTTGGGCCGAATGTAGATCAAGGTGATGTGTTGCAATATGTTGTACCAAAAAATACAATATTCGCTTCGTCGATTGAAACACCACAAGCCTTTGCCGTGGTAGGCTGTATGGTTCAACCAGCCTTTCAATTCGATACGTTTAAGTTATACACACAACAAGAATTGTTACAAAAATATCCCGAACATGAAGCGGTGATTCTCCGATATGCGAAGCAATCAATTGAATAA
- a CDS encoding DUF402 domain-containing protein, which produces MKVKYIDKRHWRRLLDRDYIEVKVNNNKFKGIIGLITINKVREPLEVTVIGKKMVVADEQYQWLQIVPEKKRYSLTVMFNEDGQPLQYYFDINLKNITQKGKVRTVDLYLDVLVLPDGRYELVDQEDLERALRAKKITRKQYHEAYIIAHQLMIQIDEDFQSIHEKAMYCFNKIRHKHLKHERSGRY; this is translated from the coding sequence GTGAAAGTAAAATATATCGATAAACGTCACTGGCGTCGCCTCTTAGACCGTGATTATATAGAAGTAAAAGTGAACAATAATAAATTTAAGGGGATTATCGGCTTGATTACGATTAACAAAGTGAGAGAGCCATTAGAAGTAACAGTTATAGGGAAGAAGATGGTTGTTGCCGATGAACAATACCAATGGTTACAAATTGTGCCGGAAAAAAAGCGTTACAGCTTGACGGTGATGTTTAATGAAGATGGGCAACCATTACAATATTATTTTGATATCAATTTGAAAAATATTACGCAAAAAGGGAAGGTACGTACAGTTGATCTGTATTTAGATGTGCTTGTGCTTCCTGATGGTCGATATGAACTGGTCGACCAAGAAGACTTAGAGCGTGCATTGCGTGCGAAGAAGATTACACGAAAACAGTATCATGAAGCATATATTATTGCACATCAGCTCATGATTCAAATTGATGAAGATTTTCAAAGTATACATGAAAAAGCAATGTATTGTTTCAATAAAATCCGTCATAAACACCTGAAACATGAACGCTCAGGCAGATATTGA
- a CDS encoding LysR family transcriptional regulator produces the protein MKMDDYRLLITLDETRTLRKAAEQLYISQPAVTQRLKSIERYFGVEIFIRTKKQLITTTEGAMVIAHAKEMLNQEHLFKDKIKAHIGAINGSLSIGCSSLVGQTLLPEVLSQYTSEYPNVEVKLHVGSSDEIKQQYNDYHIMIVRGNQLLNKHNDHLMDDQHYFIYPTNRTAELHKLPFIEFQADPVYINQIKSWYYQHMSQDYHARIKVDQVATCKALLLSGVGVTILPEIMTKDLDDAQFTKIKVDIEERPLVRATYLSYDMSMMQLPQVSAFINVLKTYIKEVNILSQTVDG, from the coding sequence ATGAAGATGGATGATTATCGTTTGCTCATCACATTGGATGAAACAAGAACGTTGCGTAAGGCAGCTGAGCAACTCTATATCTCACAACCTGCTGTGACACAACGCTTAAAATCAATTGAGCGTTATTTTGGTGTTGAGATTTTTATCCGTACAAAAAAACAACTTATTACAACAACTGAAGGTGCAATGGTCATTGCACATGCCAAAGAAATGCTCAATCAAGAACATTTATTTAAAGATAAGATTAAAGCACATATCGGTGCAATTAACGGGAGCTTATCCATCGGCTGCTCATCGCTTGTCGGACAAACATTGTTACCAGAAGTATTAAGTCAATATACATCAGAATACCCGAATGTCGAAGTAAAGCTTCATGTAGGGTCAAGTGATGAAATCAAGCAGCAGTACAATGATTACCACATTATGATTGTTCGTGGCAACCAGTTGTTAAATAAGCATAATGACCATTTGATGGACGATCAACATTACTTTATATATCCAACGAACAGAACGGCAGAATTACATAAATTACCGTTTATAGAGTTCCAAGCAGACCCGGTATATATTAATCAAATTAAGTCTTGGTATTATCAACATATGTCACAAGATTATCATGCGCGAATTAAAGTTGATCAAGTGGCGACATGTAAAGCGTTATTATTAAGTGGTGTCGGTGTGACAATCCTGCCAGAAATTATGACAAAAGATTTGGATGATGCGCAATTTACGAAGATTAAGGTTGATATTGAGGAGCGCCCTCTCGTACGAGCAACCTATTTGAGTTATGATATGAGTATGATGCAGCTCCCTCAAGTCAGTGCATTTATTAATGTATTGAAGACATACATTAAAGAAGTGAATATATTATCTCAGACGGTTGATGGATAA
- a CDS encoding sugar efflux transporter: MFRELLTIKNYKLFVVNMMLIGMGIAVTVPFFVLFATNQLGMTTNQFGLLLALAAISQFTMNTIVARFSDTHAINRKAIIVVALLMGAISFSLPFFVDNIILFIVLYAIFQGLFAPAMPQLYASARESINQSTSSSRAIFANSVLRSMFSFGFLFGPLVGNILNQSMGYNGLFGGTVAIILTTLVLQLFFFKDIKAAKPVSNQAHTEQNAPSMLTHTYLIVPFLAFILLHIGQWMYTLNMPLYVTNYLHEDEKYVGHLASLCAGLEVPFMIILGIVASRVATRTLLAIAAVCGSAFFGSIGLFESVHMMLVGQVLLAAFLAVLLGIGISYFQDILPHFPGYASTLFANAMVIGQLLGNLLGGAMSNWVGLGNVFYVSAFSLTCGFILILFTKKEVTSRTTV, translated from the coding sequence ATGTTTCGTGAACTATTAACGATAAAGAACTATAAATTATTTGTTGTAAATATGATGCTGATTGGTATGGGGATTGCAGTAACTGTTCCATTCTTTGTGTTATTTGCAACGAATCAACTCGGTATGACGACGAATCAATTCGGTCTTTTACTTGCGTTAGCAGCAATCAGTCAATTTACGATGAATACTATTGTTGCGCGTTTTTCAGATACCCATGCGATCAATCGAAAAGCTATTATTGTTGTCGCACTTTTAATGGGGGCAATCAGCTTTTCATTACCATTTTTTGTAGACAATATTATTTTATTCATTGTTTTATACGCTATTTTTCAAGGTCTTTTTGCACCTGCAATGCCTCAGTTGTATGCTTCAGCACGTGAGTCTATTAATCAGTCAACATCAAGTAGTCGCGCCATCTTTGCCAATTCTGTACTGCGTTCGATGTTCTCATTCGGCTTTCTATTCGGCCCATTAGTAGGGAATATTTTGAATCAGTCAATGGGTTATAACGGTTTATTTGGTGGGACCGTTGCGATTATCTTAACGACACTCGTCTTACAATTATTCTTCTTCAAAGATATTAAAGCAGCAAAACCTGTCAGCAACCAAGCACATACGGAACAAAATGCACCATCAATGCTTACACACACATACTTAATTGTGCCATTTCTCGCATTTATCTTGTTACATATCGGACAGTGGATGTATACATTGAATATGCCATTATACGTGACCAACTATTTACACGAAGATGAAAAGTATGTTGGACATTTGGCAAGTTTATGTGCAGGACTAGAAGTACCATTTATGATTATTTTAGGAATTGTTGCGAGTAGAGTAGCAACGAGAACACTACTCGCTATTGCAGCTGTATGCGGAAGTGCTTTCTTTGGTAGCATTGGTCTTTTTGAGAGTGTCCATATGATGTTAGTCGGACAAGTGCTATTAGCTGCATTTTTAGCGGTGTTATTAGGAATAGGGATTAGTTACTTCCAAGATATTTTGCCTCATTTCCCGGGTTATGCTTCAACACTCTTTGCAAATGCAATGGTCATCGGTCAACTGCTCGGTAATTTACTCGGTGGTGCGATGAGTAACTGGGTCGGTTTAGGTAATGTTTTTTATGTTTCAGCTTTTTCACTTACTTGTGGATTTATATTAATTTTATTTACAAAAAAAGAAGTAACATCACGTACAACCGTGTAG
- a CDS encoding DUF456 domain-containing protein: MDTLQVALWLLILSAFALGFISLIKPIIPGVLLLWIGFFIYHWGINSDSLSWWFWGSAIVWTLFIFISDLLLSRYFVNRFGGSKTAERTAIIAVIVGAFVFPPFGILIVPFIAVLVVELLQGVNVQMAMRASVGTIAAIFTSSIVQAFIMTFMIVWFFIDALVI; the protein is encoded by the coding sequence ATGGATACTTTACAAGTTGCGTTATGGTTATTGATTCTATCTGCTTTTGCACTCGGATTTATTAGCTTGATCAAACCGATTATTCCAGGTGTATTGTTATTATGGATTGGATTCTTCATCTATCATTGGGGAATCAATAGCGACAGCTTATCATGGTGGTTTTGGGGGTCAGCGATTGTTTGGACGCTGTTTATCTTTATCTCAGATTTACTACTCAGTCGCTATTTTGTAAATCGCTTTGGCGGTTCAAAAACCGCAGAGCGTACAGCGATTATCGCAGTCATCGTTGGCGCTTTTGTCTTCCCGCCATTCGGTATTCTTATCGTGCCATTTATTGCTGTTTTAGTCGTGGAGTTATTGCAAGGTGTTAATGTGCAGATGGCTATGCGTGCAAGTGTCGGAACGATTGCTGCCATTTTTACAAGTTCTATCGTACAAGCATTCATTATGACATTCATGATTGTTTGGTTCTTTATCGATGCATTAGTTATATAA
- a CDS encoding GNAT family N-acetyltransferase, which translates to MTVYIETGRLRLRSWERSDLLPLQQLNAHRQARQFFPSILSYQRTEQLLDAIRTYLDTHHIGLFAVELKATKEWIGMVGLNYLSDTHDYPFRNLPFYEIGWRLVPDVWNNGIATEAAKAVLDYAKDLGIQEVYAIAAEQNQASIRVMEKIGMHRYDKFEFRQFGLQHPLKRQVRYHIDLTHKKDTST; encoded by the coding sequence ATGACAGTCTATATAGAAACAGGACGGTTACGTTTGCGCAGTTGGGAACGCTCAGATTTATTACCACTACAACAATTGAATGCACATCGTCAAGCACGTCAGTTTTTCCCGAGTATCTTAAGTTATCAAAGAACAGAGCAGTTACTTGATGCGATTCGTACGTATTTAGACACACATCATATTGGCCTGTTTGCAGTAGAACTAAAAGCGACTAAAGAATGGATTGGCATGGTAGGACTTAACTACTTGTCTGATACGCATGATTATCCATTTCGCAACCTGCCTTTTTATGAAATTGGTTGGAGACTTGTACCTGACGTATGGAATAATGGGATTGCGACAGAAGCGGCAAAAGCAGTGCTAGACTATGCAAAAGATCTAGGGATACAAGAAGTGTACGCAATTGCAGCAGAACAAAACCAAGCCTCTATTCGTGTAATGGAAAAAATAGGCATGCATCGTTATGATAAGTTTGAGTTTCGACAATTCGGCTTACAGCACCCACTCAAGCGGCAAGTGCGTTATCACATCGACTTAACGCATAAGAAGGACACATCTACTTAG
- a CDS encoding TIGR00730 family Rossman fold protein, with protein MKRIAVYCGASKGNQPEYVESAYELGKYFAEQGIELVFGAGSIGIMGAIQDGVLDHGGTAIGVMPKMLDEREITSQRLSELILVDSMHERKQKMAELADAFVMAPGGAGSLEEFFEVYCWAQIGLHQKPIGIYNIKQFYNPLHQLIAHMIQEGFIDAKYENLARLYETPEALLAGLKDAKPISTRTYN; from the coding sequence ATTAAACGAATTGCTGTATATTGTGGGGCGAGTAAAGGAAACCAACCAGAGTATGTTGAATCAGCTTATGAACTGGGTAAATATTTTGCGGAACAGGGTATCGAACTCGTATTTGGTGCGGGTTCTATTGGTATTATGGGGGCCATTCAAGATGGTGTTTTAGACCATGGTGGTACAGCCATTGGTGTAATGCCAAAGATGCTTGATGAGCGAGAGATTACAAGCCAACGGTTATCTGAACTCATACTCGTTGATTCTATGCACGAACGAAAACAAAAAATGGCAGAGTTAGCAGATGCTTTTGTGATGGCTCCCGGTGGTGCGGGATCACTTGAAGAGTTTTTCGAAGTGTACTGTTGGGCACAAATTGGTCTTCATCAAAAACCAATTGGCATTTATAATATTAAACAGTTTTACAACCCACTTCACCAATTAATTGCACATATGATTCAAGAAGGTTTTATCGACGCTAAATACGAAAATCTAGCACGCTTATATGAGACTCCAGAAGCATTATTAGCTGGGTTAAAAGATGCAAAACCTATTTCTACACGTACTTATAACTAA
- a CDS encoding YaiI/YqxD family protein, translating to MQITRILIDGDACPVIDTIVQLSERAGVSVCIFRSYDHFSYQVYPSHVQVKYLDGGRDAVDFALLREVSSTDIVVTQDYGLASLALNKAAYLLHHTGYQYTTEKIDELLAQRYHHQQLRQQTKRHHKGPKPFTQAQHLAFKQKLMHILLQSHSFE from the coding sequence ATGCAAATCACACGTATACTTATTGATGGAGATGCCTGCCCTGTGATTGACACGATTGTTCAATTATCAGAACGTGCAGGCGTCTCTGTTTGCATATTTCGTAGTTATGATCACTTTTCATATCAAGTGTATCCGTCGCACGTTCAAGTAAAATATTTGGATGGTGGACGTGATGCCGTTGACTTTGCACTTTTACGTGAAGTCAGCTCAACTGACATTGTTGTTACACAAGATTATGGTTTGGCAAGTTTAGCTTTAAATAAAGCAGCTTATCTTTTACATCATACAGGCTATCAATATACTACTGAAAAGATAGATGAACTTCTAGCACAACGTTATCACCATCAACAGTTACGCCAACAAACAAAGCGTCATCACAAGGGCCCAAAACCTTTTACTCAAGCACAACATCTTGCATTCAAACAAAAATTGATGCATATCCTTCTACAGTCACATTCATTTGAATAA